From the Streptococcus oralis ATCC 35037 genome, one window contains:
- the malQ gene encoding 4-alpha-glucanotransferase: MKKRQSGVLMHISSLPGAYGIGSFGQTAYDFVDFLVRTKQRYWQILPLGTTSYGDSPYQSFSAFAGNTHFIDLDILVEQGLLEASDLEGVDFGSDASEVDYAKIYYARRPLLEKAVKRFLEVGNVKDFEKFAKDNQSWLELFAEYIAIKEHFDNLAWTEWPDADARARKASALESYREKLADKLVYHRVTQYFFFQQWLKLKAYANDNHIEIVGDMPIYVAEDSSDMWANPHLFKTDANGKATCIAGCPPDEFSATGQLWGNPIYDWEAMDKDGYKWWIERLRESFKIYDIVRIDHFRGFESYWEIPAGSDTAAPGKWVKGPGYKLFAAVKEELGELNIIAEDLGFMTDEVIELRERTGFPGMKILQFAFNPEDESIDSPHLAPANSVMYTGTHDNNTVLGWYRNEIDDPTREYMARYTNRKEYETVPHAMLRTVFSSVSFMAIATMQDLLELDESARMNFPSTLGGNWSWRMTADQLTPAVEETLLDLTTIYRRINENLVELKK, translated from the coding sequence ATGAAAAAACGTCAAAGTGGTGTGTTGATGCACATCTCTTCTCTGCCAGGAGCATACGGGATTGGATCATTTGGGCAGACTGCCTATGATTTCGTTGATTTCTTGGTTCGTACGAAGCAACGTTACTGGCAAATCCTTCCTCTTGGGACAACAAGCTATGGAGATTCTCCATACCAATCATTCTCGGCCTTTGCTGGAAATACGCATTTTATCGACCTTGATATCTTAGTAGAGCAAGGCTTGCTCGAAGCTAGTGACCTTGAAGGTGTTGACTTTGGTAGCGATGCATCTGAAGTTGATTATGCGAAGATTTATTATGCACGTCGTCCGCTTTTAGAAAAAGCAGTTAAACGCTTCTTGGAAGTGGGAAATGTCAAAGATTTTGAGAAGTTTGCTAAAGACAACCAATCATGGCTTGAACTCTTCGCTGAGTATATAGCGATCAAAGAGCATTTTGACAATCTTGCTTGGACAGAATGGCCAGATGCAGACGCTCGTGCTCGTAAAGCTTCAGCGCTTGAAAGCTACCGTGAGAAATTGGCAGACAAGTTGGTTTACCACCGTGTGACTCAATACTTCTTCTTCCAACAATGGTTGAAATTGAAAGCTTACGCTAACGACAACCACATCGAAATCGTTGGGGACATGCCTATCTATGTAGCGGAAGATTCAAGCGACATGTGGGCAAATCCACACCTCTTCAAGACAGATGCCAATGGTAAAGCAACTTGCATCGCAGGATGCCCACCAGATGAGTTTTCTGCCACTGGTCAGCTTTGGGGGAACCCAATCTATGACTGGGAAGCAATGGACAAAGACGGTTACAAATGGTGGATTGAACGCTTGCGCGAAAGCTTCAAGATCTACGATATCGTTCGTATCGACCACTTCCGCGGTTTCGAATCTTACTGGGAAATTCCTGCTGGTTCCGATACAGCAGCACCTGGTAAATGGGTGAAAGGTCCAGGGTACAAACTCTTCGCAGCCGTTAAGGAAGAGCTTGGTGAGCTAAACATCATCGCAGAAGACCTTGGTTTCATGACAGATGAAGTCATTGAGTTGCGTGAACGCACTGGCTTCCCAGGGATGAAGATTCTTCAATTCGCCTTCAACCCAGAAGATGAAAGTATCGATAGCCCACACTTGGCACCTGCCAACTCTGTTATGTACACAGGAACACACGATAACAATACAGTCCTTGGTTGGTACCGTAATGAGATTGACGATCCAACTCGTGAATACATGGCTCGTTACACGAACCGTAAAGAGTATGAAACAGTGCCACACGCAATGCTTCGCACAGTATTTTCATCAGTTAGCTTCATGGCAATTGCAACTATGCAAGATTTGCTAGAACTAGATGAGTCAGCTCGTATGAACTTCCCATCTACTCTTGGCGGAAACTGGTCATGGCGTATGACAGCAGATCAATTGACACCAGCTGTTGAAGAAACTTTGCTTGACTTGACTACAATTTATCGCCGAATCAATGAAAATTTGGTAGAATTAAAGAAATAA
- the glgP gene encoding glycogen/starch/alpha-glucan family phosphorylase, translating to MLPLNEFVQKRYNKTIAECSNEELYLALLNYSKLASSQKPVNTGKKKVYYISAEFLIGKLLSNNLINLGLYDDVKKELAAAGKELIEIEEVELEPSLGNGGLGRLAACFIDSIATLGLNGDGVGLNYHFGLFQQVLKNNQQETIPNAWLTEQNWLVRSSRSYQVPFAHFTLTSTLYDIDVPGYKIATKNRLRLFDLDSVDSSIIEDGINFDKTDIARNLTLFLYPDDSDKQGELLRIFQQYFMVSNGAQLIIDEAIEKGSNLHDLADYAVVQINDTHPSMVIPELIRLLTERGIELDEAISIVRSMTAYTNHTILAEALEKWPLEFLEEVVPHLVPIIKELDRRVKAEYKDPAVQIIDENDRVHMAHMDIHYGYSVNGVAALHTEILKNSELKAFYDIYPEKFNNKTNGITFRRWLMHANPSLSHYLDEIIGEGWHHEADELEKLLSYEDKAAVKEKLESIKAHNKRKLARHLKEHQGVEINTNSIFDIQIKRLHEYKRQQMNALYVIHKYLDIKAGNIPARPITVFFGGKAAPAYTIAQDIIHLILCLSEVIANDPAVAPHLQVVMVENYNVTAASFLIPACDISEQISLASKEASGTGNMKFMLNGALTLGTMDGANVEIAELVGDNNIYIFGEDSETVIDLYAKAAYKSSEFYAREAIKPLVDFIVSDAVLAVGKKERLERLYNELITKDWFMTLLDLEDYIKVKEQMLADYEDRDAWLDKVIVNISKAGFFSSDRTIAQYNEDIWHLN from the coding sequence ATGTTACCATTAAACGAATTTGTACAAAAACGTTACAATAAAACCATTGCAGAATGTAGCAATGAAGAGCTTTACCTTGCTCTTCTCAACTACAGCAAACTTGCAAGCAGCCAAAAACCAGTCAACACTGGTAAGAAAAAAGTTTACTACATCTCAGCTGAGTTCTTGATCGGTAAACTCTTGTCAAACAACTTGATTAACCTTGGTCTTTACGACGATGTGAAAAAAGAACTTGCTGCTGCAGGTAAAGAGTTGATCGAAATCGAAGAAGTAGAATTGGAACCATCACTTGGTAACGGTGGTTTGGGACGTTTGGCAGCCTGCTTTATCGACTCAATCGCTACACTTGGTTTGAATGGTGACGGTGTTGGTTTGAACTACCACTTCGGTCTTTTCCAACAAGTTCTTAAAAACAACCAACAAGAAACAATTCCTAACGCTTGGTTGACTGAGCAAAACTGGTTGGTTCGCTCAAGCCGTAGCTACCAAGTGCCATTTGCACACTTCACATTGACATCGACTCTTTACGATATCGATGTACCTGGTTACAAGATAGCTACTAAAAACCGCTTGCGTTTGTTTGACTTGGATTCAGTTGATTCTTCTATCATCGAAGATGGTATCAACTTTGACAAGACAGATATCGCTCGCAACTTGACACTCTTCCTTTACCCAGACGACAGCGACAAGCAAGGTGAATTGCTCCGTATCTTCCAACAATACTTCATGGTTTCAAACGGCGCGCAATTGATCATCGACGAAGCAATCGAAAAGGGAAGCAACTTGCACGACCTTGCGGACTACGCAGTTGTACAAATCAACGATACTCACCCATCAATGGTGATCCCTGAATTGATCCGTCTTTTGACTGAACGTGGTATCGAACTTGATGAAGCAATCTCTATCGTTCGTAGCATGACTGCCTACACGAACCACACAATCCTTGCTGAAGCCCTTGAAAAATGGCCTCTTGAATTCTTGGAAGAAGTGGTTCCTCACTTGGTACCAATCATCAAAGAATTGGACCGTCGTGTGAAAGCAGAATACAAAGATCCAGCTGTTCAAATCATTGATGAAAACGACCGCGTTCACATGGCTCACATGGATATCCACTACGGATATAGTGTTAACGGGGTAGCAGCACTCCACACTGAGATCTTGAAGAACTCAGAGTTGAAAGCTTTCTACGACATCTACCCAGAAAAATTCAACAACAAAACAAACGGTATTACATTCCGTCGTTGGCTCATGCATGCGAACCCAAGTTTGTCTCACTACTTGGATGAGATTATTGGAGAGGGTTGGCACCATGAAGCTGATGAGCTTGAAAAACTCTTGTCATACGAAGACAAGGCTGCTGTTAAAGAAAAATTGGAAAGCATCAAGGCTCACAACAAACGTAAATTGGCTCGTCACTTGAAAGAACACCAAGGTGTGGAAATCAATACAAACTCTATCTTTGATATCCAGATCAAACGTCTTCACGAGTACAAACGCCAACAAATGAACGCTTTGTATGTGATCCACAAATACCTTGATATCAAGGCTGGTAACATCCCTGCTCGTCCAATCACAGTCTTCTTTGGTGGTAAAGCGGCTCCTGCTTACACAATTGCCCAAGACATCATCCACTTGATCCTTTGCTTGTCAGAAGTGATTGCTAACGACCCAGCTGTAGCTCCACACTTGCAAGTGGTTATGGTTGAAAACTACAACGTTACTGCAGCAAGCTTCCTTATCCCAGCATGTGACATCTCAGAACAAATCTCACTTGCTTCTAAAGAAGCTTCAGGTACTGGTAACATGAAATTCATGTTGAACGGAGCTTTGACTCTTGGTACTATGGACGGTGCTAACGTGGAAATCGCTGAGTTGGTTGGCGACAACAACATCTACATCTTCGGTGAAGATTCAGAAACTGTTATCGACCTTTACGCAAAAGCAGCATACAAATCAAGCGAATTCTATGCTCGTGAAGCCATCAAACCATTGGTTGACTTCATCGTCAGCGACGCTGTTCTTGCAGTAGGTAAGAAAGAACGCTTGGAACGTCTCTACAACGAATTGATCACCAAAGACTGGTTCATGACTCTCCTTGACTTGGAAGACTACATTAAAGTCAAAGAGCAAATGCTTGCTGATTACGAAGACCGCGACGCATGGTTGGATAAAGTCATCGTTAACATTTCTAAAGCAGGATTCTTCTCATCTGACCGTACAATTGCTCAATACAACGAAGATATCTGGCACTTGAACTAA
- a CDS encoding putative RNA methyltransferase yields MNTNLKPKLQRFATASAFACPICQENLTLVETSLKCSNRHSFDLAKFGYVNLTPQIKQSANYDKENFQNRQEILEAGFYQTILETISDLLASLETAKTILDIGCGEGFYSRKLQERHPDKTFYAFDISKDSVQIAAKSEPNWAVNWFVGDLARLPIKDASIDILLDIFSPANYGEFRRVLSKDGILIKVIPTENHLKEIRQMVQDQLTKKDYSNQDIKEHFQEHFSIQSSQIASLTKPISAEQRQALLAMTPLLFHVDQTKIDWSQLTEITIEAEILVGKAL; encoded by the coding sequence ATGAATACAAACCTCAAACCAAAACTCCAGCGCTTCGCTACTGCTAGCGCTTTTGCCTGCCCCATCTGCCAAGAAAATCTGACCTTGGTCGAAACTAGTCTCAAGTGTAGCAATCGCCATTCTTTTGACTTGGCAAAATTCGGCTATGTCAATCTGACTCCTCAAATCAAGCAATCTGCCAACTACGACAAGGAAAACTTTCAAAACCGCCAAGAAATCCTAGAAGCTGGCTTTTATCAGACTATCTTAGAAACCATCTCAGACCTGCTTGCAAGCCTAGAAACTGCCAAAACTATCTTGGATATCGGTTGTGGCGAAGGATTCTACTCTCGTAAACTCCAAGAAAGGCATCCTGACAAGACCTTCTACGCCTTTGATATTTCAAAAGATTCCGTTCAAATCGCTGCCAAGAGCGAACCCAACTGGGCGGTCAACTGGTTTGTCGGTGACCTGGCTCGTCTCCCTATAAAAGACGCCAGCATAGATATCCTGCTTGATATCTTTTCGCCTGCCAACTATGGGGAATTCCGTCGCGTTTTATCCAAAGATGGTATTTTGATCAAGGTCATCCCGACTGAAAATCACCTCAAGGAAATCCGTCAAATGGTGCAGGACCAGCTGACAAAGAAGGATTATTCCAACCAAGATATCAAGGAACATTTCCAGGAACATTTCAGCATCCAATCTAGTCAGATTGCTTCCTTAACAAAACCTATCTCGGCTGAGCAACGCCAAGCCCTGCTTGCCATGACGCCTCTCCTCTTTCACGTTGACCAAACCAAGATTGACTGGAGTCAGTTGACTGAGATTACCATCGAAGCAGAGATCCTAGTTGGGAAAGCACTGTAA
- a CDS encoding DUF6110 family protein, whose amino-acid sequence MLKEVLTIAKAAKKSSLFLGGVAFGTLGLKILASKEAKKGYSKALAKAYKLKDELDASVSIVKQHGDDVLQDAKYLYEQEKKEEQLDSLIGE is encoded by the coding sequence ATGTTAAAAGAAGTATTAACCATCGCAAAAGCTGCGAAAAAATCATCACTCTTTTTGGGTGGTGTAGCATTTGGCACTCTTGGTTTGAAAATCTTGGCAAGTAAAGAAGCTAAAAAAGGCTATTCTAAAGCTTTGGCTAAGGCTTACAAATTGAAAGACGAATTGGATGCATCTGTTTCTATTGTGAAACAACATGGAGACGATGTCTTGCAAGATGCCAAATATTTGTACGAGCAAGAGAAAAAAGAAGAGCAATTAGATAGCCTTATAGGAGAATAA